Proteins from a single region of Mucilaginibacter daejeonensis:
- the dctA gene encoding C4-dicarboxylate transporter DctA: protein MGQQDLYRIIVIDREPKYLMKRFFSNLTVQVITAILIGVVVGLYFPGFAPWAQRISKMFIGLISMLIAPIIFFTIVLGIAGMESLKKVGRVGGKALLYFEVVTTFALIIGVTVANVIGPGRGINIPIPAETEKVAQYQQQASEMNIGDYVSHIIPTNFVEAFAKGDILQVLVIAVLFGFAMSHLGETGKALIPTFERLSKVFFGILKMVMKLAPLGAFGGIAYTVSTHGVKTLKPLAVLMGSVYVTMALFIFIVLNLICYLCKVSLFKYLKHIRQELLIVFGTSSSESALPGMMDKLEKLGCARSVVGLVIPTGYSFNLDGTTIYLSMATIFLAQVFNVDLSLGQELSIIGLLMLTSKGAAGVTGSGFIVLTSTLAAIKIIPVEGVALLLGVDRFMSEARAITNVIGNGVATIAVSVNENAFDRAKYEEVTA from the coding sequence ATGGGCCAACAGGATCTTTATCGTATCATTGTTATTGATCGTGAACCTAAATATCTCATGAAGCGTTTTTTCTCTAATCTTACCGTACAGGTGATCACCGCTATTTTGATCGGTGTGGTGGTAGGCCTTTACTTCCCTGGCTTTGCGCCCTGGGCCCAGCGGATCAGCAAAATGTTCATCGGGCTGATCAGTATGCTTATTGCCCCTATCATCTTTTTCACGATCGTGCTGGGCATTGCCGGCATGGAAAGCCTAAAAAAGGTAGGCCGTGTGGGCGGTAAGGCATTACTCTATTTTGAAGTAGTGACCACCTTTGCGCTGATCATTGGTGTTACGGTGGCCAACGTGATCGGCCCCGGCCGTGGCATCAATATACCTATACCTGCCGAAACTGAAAAGGTGGCCCAATATCAACAGCAGGCCAGCGAAATGAACATAGGCGACTATGTGAGCCACATCATCCCTACCAACTTTGTGGAGGCATTTGCCAAAGGCGATATCCTGCAGGTGCTGGTGATCGCCGTGTTATTCGGCTTCGCCATGAGCCATTTGGGGGAGACCGGCAAGGCACTGATCCCTACTTTTGAGCGATTGTCAAAAGTATTTTTTGGCATATTAAAAATGGTGATGAAACTGGCACCTCTGGGTGCGTTCGGTGGTATCGCTTACACAGTGAGCACCCATGGCGTCAAAACACTTAAGCCACTGGCGGTGCTGATGGGTAGCGTGTATGTAACGATGGCGCTCTTTATCTTCATCGTATTGAACCTGATCTGTTACCTGTGCAAAGTAAGTTTGTTCAAGTACCTTAAACACATCAGGCAGGAATTGCTGATCGTGTTCGGCACCTCATCGTCGGAGTCGGCTTTACCGGGCATGATGGATAAGTTAGAAAAACTGGGTTGTGCACGCTCGGTAGTGGGCCTTGTTATCCCAACAGGCTACTCCTTCAACCTTGATGGTACCACCATTTACCTGAGCATGGCCACCATATTTTTGGCGCAGGTATTTAACGTGGATCTATCGCTCGGGCAAGAGCTTAGTATCATAGGCCTGCTCATGCTCACCTCTAAAGGAGCGGCGGGCGTGACAGGTAGTGGCTTCATCGTATTGACCTCTACTCTGGCAGCGATCAAGATCATACCGGTAGAAGGCGTTGCCTTACTGCTGGGTGTGGATCGTTTCATGTCGGAGGCGCGGGCCATCACCAACGTGATCGGCAACGGCGTGGCCACCATTGCGGTGTCAGTAAATGAGAACGCATTTGACAGGGCTAAATATGAAGAGGTGACGGCGTAA
- a CDS encoding PPC domain-containing DNA-binding protein: MRSNIIKASLAVFALGLFWMGKASAQEYVSPTKAAQTGRSPGVKVKLLSKNGNVSTYVLVFAKNDEIISGLTEFAQKYNVTSAHFKGLGDAMRAKVGWYEKSNKQFKVIPIDQPAEITSLIGNITMNNGKPVVHAHINLADSNGMVHGGHLLEAFIFPTLEVFVTVEPTTMYKKMYEEAGAFVIDADK, translated from the coding sequence ATGAGATCAAATATTATTAAAGCTTCGCTGGCCGTATTCGCACTTGGCCTTTTCTGGATGGGCAAGGCTTCGGCACAGGAATACGTATCACCTACCAAAGCCGCGCAGACCGGCCGCTCACCTGGCGTTAAGGTCAAACTCTTGAGTAAAAATGGCAACGTGAGCACCTACGTGCTGGTGTTTGCCAAGAACGACGAGATTATATCGGGCCTTACCGAATTTGCCCAAAAGTATAATGTTACCTCCGCACATTTTAAAGGATTAGGCGATGCTATGCGCGCCAAAGTGGGCTGGTATGAAAAGAGCAACAAGCAGTTCAAAGTGATACCGATCGATCAGCCGGCCGAGATCACCTCGCTCATCGGCAACATCACCATGAACAACGGCAAGCCGGTGGTACATGCCCACATTAACCTGGCCGATAGCAATGGCATGGTCCATGGTGGTCACCTGCTGGAGGCGTTCATCTTCCCAACTTTGGAAGTGTTCGTGACGGTAGAACCTACCACCATGTATAAAAAGATGTATGAAGAGGCCGGCGCCTTTGTGATCGATGCTGATAAGTGA
- the sucD gene encoding succinate--CoA ligase subunit alpha — protein MSVLVNKDSKVIVQGFTGNEGTYHAEQMIAYGTQVVGGVTPGKGGQTHLDRPVFNTVKDAVEKAGADVSIIFVPPAFAADAIMEAAEAGIKVIICITEGIPTKDMIQVKEYLKDKSSRLIGPNCPGVITADEAKIGIMPGFIFKKGNVGVVSKSGTLTYEAVDQVVKAGLGITTAIGIGGDPIIGTPTKEAVELLMNDPETHGIIMIGEIGGGMEAEAARWIKEHGTKPVVGFIAGQTAPPGRRMGHAGAIVGGADDTAAAKMKIMEECGIRVVVSPAEIGAAMAEELAKIQK, from the coding sequence ATGAGTGTTCTCGTAAATAAAGATTCAAAAGTCATTGTTCAGGGTTTTACCGGTAACGAAGGTACTTATCATGCCGAGCAAATGATAGCGTACGGTACCCAGGTAGTAGGTGGTGTAACGCCAGGTAAAGGCGGCCAAACTCACCTTGACCGTCCGGTATTCAACACCGTTAAAGATGCGGTAGAGAAAGCTGGAGCCGACGTTTCGATCATCTTCGTGCCACCTGCATTTGCGGCCGACGCTATTATGGAAGCTGCCGAAGCAGGCATCAAAGTTATTATATGCATCACCGAAGGTATCCCGACCAAGGATATGATCCAGGTGAAAGAATATTTAAAAGACAAGTCGTCACGCCTGATCGGCCCTAACTGCCCTGGTGTGATCACTGCCGATGAGGCCAAGATCGGTATCATGCCGGGCTTCATCTTCAAAAAAGGTAACGTAGGTGTGGTATCAAAATCAGGTACCTTAACTTATGAGGCCGTTGATCAGGTGGTTAAAGCTGGCTTAGGTATCACTACTGCTATCGGTATCGGTGGCGACCCGATCATTGGCACCCCTACCAAAGAGGCTGTTGAATTACTGATGAACGACCCTGAAACTCATGGCATCATCATGATCGGCGAGATCGGTGGTGGTATGGAAGCTGAGGCTGCCCGTTGGATCAAAGAACATGGTACTAAACCTGTAGTAGGTTTCATTGCTGGTCAAACTGCGCCTCCGGGCCGCCGTATGGGCCACGCCGGCGCGATCGTTGGCGGTGCTGATGATACTGCTGCGGCTAAAATGAAGATCATGGAAGAGTGCGGTATCCGCGTGGTGGTATCACCAGCCGAGATCGGTGCTGCCATGGCCGAAGAACTGGCTAAGATCCAGAAATAA
- a CDS encoding TPM domain-containing protein, translated as MKKLTLLVCLILSFALTNSDAKIPKPQPNTYVNDFAGILKPAQIASLNEKIHRIERLSTVQIALVLVNKIPDEYDIEDYTLLLARKWHVGKNKNGFVYVAAIDQRKQRIEVGRELNSKLTNAQCKVLLSNIKPYFKDKNYDGGLQNLVRELGENLVPATSTTTEPAAAAKTTQTATAITQQKAKKDDGNNTGMIIGLGVIILVIWIIARIVRPRKPVYAQPQPGYGGGSYNNGYAPQGGININNYGGGGGSGIGSGVGGFVAGAATGYAVRSLQDRLDDDDRHDHHDHYVNDNDDDEDEVEEEETDNSRDDDPSDYGNWGDGSNSDTDEDEEEDDNSSSSDSGYDGDRGATSDW; from the coding sequence ATGAAAAAGCTTACCCTACTCGTATGCTTGATCCTGTCGTTCGCGCTGACCAATAGCGACGCCAAGATCCCCAAGCCTCAACCCAACACCTACGTTAACGACTTTGCCGGCATCTTGAAGCCTGCACAAATCGCCTCATTGAACGAAAAGATCCACCGTATCGAACGACTATCGACCGTGCAGATCGCGCTGGTGCTGGTGAACAAGATACCCGACGAGTACGACATTGAAGATTATACCCTGCTGTTAGCCCGCAAATGGCATGTGGGCAAAAACAAGAACGGCTTTGTATACGTGGCAGCCATAGACCAGCGTAAGCAACGGATCGAGGTTGGCCGCGAACTGAACAGCAAGCTCACCAACGCACAGTGCAAGGTCCTGCTCAGCAACATTAAACCTTATTTTAAAGATAAAAATTACGACGGCGGACTACAGAACCTGGTGCGCGAATTAGGCGAAAACCTGGTCCCTGCCACATCAACGACCACTGAACCGGCAGCTGCCGCAAAAACCACGCAGACCGCTACCGCCATTACTCAGCAAAAAGCTAAAAAGGACGACGGCAATAATACTGGCATGATCATCGGGTTAGGTGTTATCATATTGGTGATCTGGATCATAGCCAGGATCGTGCGCCCACGCAAGCCTGTTTACGCGCAGCCACAGCCTGGATACGGCGGCGGCAGCTACAACAATGGTTACGCTCCGCAGGGTGGTATCAACATCAATAATTATGGAGGTGGCGGCGGGTCAGGCATAGGCAGCGGTGTTGGCGGCTTTGTGGCCGGCGCAGCTACAGGCTATGCGGTACGTTCGCTGCAAGATCGCCTTGACGACGATGACCGCCATGACCACCATGACCATTACGTGAACGATAATGACGATGATGAGGACGAGGTAGAGGAAGAAGAGACCGACAACTCACGCGATGACGACCCATCTGACTACGGCAACTGGGGCGACGGCAGCAATTCTGATACAGACGAGGATGAAGAAGAGGACGACAACTCCTCATCATCAGACAGCGGCTACGACGGCGACCGCGGCGCCACTTCTGATTGGTAG
- a CDS encoding TPM domain-containing protein codes for MKKLLLLVALLIGTTCFAKLPLPQKNTYVNDLAHLLTKKQVRFINERIRALENKTSAQLAVVLINRLPAEYTIEDYATAIGRKWKVGNNGKGLVYVLSVKDRKQRLEVADGMLKYIPDNEAAEILSWTKIDLKHELYFDAVKTLITQVDGTIASYKADIAAKEADAIREKIEQDSIAKAEVLEKVEREKDADTTFSFILWGLGIWLFFLPALHLLMCIISFIHDLFFPGKHKEGSVSESYLQYRGDGYSPMGARAAASYTTIRRVIHKTVRRPTHTEDTHERPPERPAPKHIEIIEEVEDEKRYGNWGSGNKSSSSGNSGFNGGGATSDW; via the coding sequence ATGAAGAAGCTTCTATTACTAGTAGCACTGCTCATCGGCACTACATGCTTTGCAAAATTGCCGTTGCCTCAAAAGAACACCTATGTTAATGACCTTGCACATTTGCTCACCAAAAAGCAGGTCAGGTTCATTAACGAGCGGATACGTGCGCTCGAGAACAAAACCTCTGCACAACTGGCCGTGGTGCTGATCAACCGTTTACCGGCCGAGTATACGATAGAGGACTATGCTACCGCTATAGGCCGGAAATGGAAAGTAGGCAACAACGGAAAGGGGTTGGTGTATGTTTTGTCTGTTAAAGACAGGAAGCAACGGCTTGAAGTTGCCGACGGTATGCTTAAATACATTCCTGATAATGAAGCAGCAGAAATATTAAGCTGGACCAAGATCGATCTAAAACATGAGTTGTATTTTGATGCGGTAAAGACGCTGATCACCCAGGTCGACGGCACTATCGCCTCATATAAAGCTGATATTGCTGCAAAAGAGGCTGACGCGATCAGGGAAAAGATAGAACAGGACTCGATCGCTAAAGCGGAGGTGCTGGAAAAAGTCGAAAGAGAGAAAGATGCGGACACTACGTTCAGCTTCATTTTATGGGGACTTGGTATATGGTTATTCTTTTTGCCCGCTCTACATCTATTGATGTGTATCATCAGCTTCATCCATGATCTCTTTTTCCCCGGAAAGCATAAAGAAGGGTCGGTAAGCGAATCCTATTTACAGTATCGGGGTGACGGCTATAGCCCGATGGGTGCCCGCGCTGCTGCCAGCTACACCACTATCCGCCGGGTGATCCATAAGACCGTCCGCCGCCCAACGCATACCGAAGATACTCATGAACGACCACCAGAGCGACCGGCACCGAAGCATATCGAGATCATTGAAGAGGTTGAGGACGAAAAAAGATACGGTAACTGGGGTAGCGGTAACAAAAGCAGTTCGTCAGGCAACAGCGGCTTCAACGGTGGAGGCGCCACCTCTGATTGGTAG
- a CDS encoding M16 family metallopeptidase, which yields MVKFDRFTLSNGLRVVVHEDNTTPMAVVNILYDVGARDEDPDQTGFAHLFEHLMFGGSINIPTYDEPLQRVGGENNAFTSNDITNYYITLPAVNLETAFWLESDRMLSLAFSEKSLEVQRNVVMEEFKQRYLNQPYGDVWLRLRPLVYKKHPYQWATIGKNLEHIEHAKIEDVKAFFKKHYNPQNAIMVVGGAVTTEQVKQLAEKWFAPIPAGEKYQRDLPQEPDQHEERRETVTAKVPLNSIYIAFQVPARTDNDHYALDLTSDILSRGQSSRLYRSLVRDQQLFSEIHAYLTGSFDKGMLVVEGKPLENVSIEEAEAAIWKELETISSTPVSDEELTKVKNKTESTMVFAEMALLDKAMNLAYFELLGDADQFNHETERYLAVTAQQIQQQCAATFRKENSSTLIYLAEK from the coding sequence ATGGTTAAATTCGACCGTTTTACACTAAGCAACGGCCTGCGGGTAGTTGTTCACGAAGATAATACTACGCCAATGGCGGTGGTCAACATATTGTATGATGTTGGCGCACGCGATGAGGACCCTGACCAGACCGGCTTTGCACACTTGTTCGAGCATTTGATGTTTGGCGGGTCCATCAACATCCCTACTTATGATGAGCCTTTACAGCGCGTAGGTGGCGAGAACAATGCCTTCACCAGCAACGATATCACCAACTACTACATCACCCTGCCTGCCGTGAACCTCGAGACCGCTTTTTGGCTCGAGAGTGACCGCATGCTGAGCCTGGCCTTTAGCGAGAAAAGCCTGGAGGTACAGCGTAATGTGGTGATGGAAGAGTTCAAGCAGCGTTACCTCAATCAGCCTTATGGCGATGTTTGGCTGCGTTTACGTCCGCTGGTGTATAAAAAGCACCCTTACCAATGGGCAACCATCGGCAAAAATCTCGAACACATCGAGCATGCAAAGATCGAGGATGTAAAAGCGTTCTTCAAAAAGCACTACAACCCGCAGAACGCTATCATGGTGGTAGGCGGTGCCGTGACCACCGAGCAGGTAAAACAACTGGCCGAAAAGTGGTTCGCCCCTATCCCTGCCGGCGAAAAATATCAACGTGATCTGCCGCAAGAACCTGACCAGCACGAAGAGCGCCGCGAAACGGTGACCGCCAAGGTGCCGCTTAACAGCATCTACATTGCGTTCCAGGTGCCTGCCCGTACCGACAATGATCATTACGCACTTGACCTCACGTCAGACATCCTATCACGCGGACAATCATCACGTTTATACCGCTCGTTGGTACGTGATCAGCAATTGTTCAGCGAGATACATGCGTACCTGACCGGCAGTTTTGATAAAGGCATGCTGGTGGTTGAAGGTAAACCATTGGAGAACGTCAGTATAGAGGAAGCCGAGGCGGCCATTTGGAAGGAACTGGAGACCATCAGTTCGACCCCGGTAAGCGATGAGGAACTGACCAAGGTGAAGAACAAGACCGAGAGCACCATGGTGTTCGCCGAGATGGCCCTGCTTGACAAGGCCATGAACCTGGCCTATTTTGAATTGTTGGGCGATGCCGACCAGTTCAACCATGAAACGGAACGCTACCTGGCCGTAACTGCACAACAGATACAGCAACAGTGTGCAGCCACCTTCCGCAAAGAGAATTCATCGACCCTGATCTACCTGGCCGAAAAATAA
- a CDS encoding M16 family metallopeptidase → MLNRTQAPDFKAVDHIHLIKPQHTTLPNGCPVYIFNSGDQELVRIEWIFGNLRFDPSKPLLNMAVNTMLTEGTSTRTSAQIADTIDYYGAFLQAEYGYDRSALTLYSLNRQLANTLPVIVDILTDSQFPEKELQTFVRNQQQKLQVSLQKNDVLARRAFNKALYGDTIYGQSADPIDYQQLQRADMLAHFKQMYQPGNCTLVISGKVEDDILEQITSAFAQWTNGPEAADTSQPPLVPQPEKFYFTEKPEALQSAIRMGLPIVNRTHPDFPALQVLNTVLGGYFGSRLMANIREDKGYTYGIGSGISSLSHGAAFFIATEVGADVCRDAVSEIEKEVTLLQTELISEEELSLVRNYMLGSLLGSLENVFSHADKFKNIHFAGLGYDYYDRYTDVVRTITAEELQQLAQKYWNLNDLYRVIVGKY, encoded by the coding sequence ATGCTCAACAGAACACAAGCTCCTGACTTCAAGGCTGTGGATCACATCCATCTGATCAAGCCTCAACATACTACCCTGCCTAACGGTTGTCCGGTTTACATATTCAACAGCGGCGACCAGGAACTGGTACGCATTGAGTGGATATTTGGCAACCTGCGTTTCGACCCAAGTAAGCCATTGCTTAATATGGCGGTGAACACCATGCTTACCGAGGGTACTTCTACGCGCACATCGGCCCAGATCGCCGATACCATTGACTATTATGGTGCCTTCCTGCAAGCAGAATATGGCTACGACCGTTCGGCATTGACCCTATACTCGCTGAACCGGCAGTTGGCCAATACCCTGCCGGTGATCGTTGATATATTGACCGACAGCCAGTTCCCCGAAAAGGAGCTGCAGACCTTTGTGCGCAACCAGCAGCAAAAGCTGCAGGTAAGCCTGCAAAAGAATGATGTGCTGGCTCGTCGCGCTTTCAATAAGGCCTTGTATGGCGATACCATATATGGCCAGTCTGCCGATCCGATCGACTACCAACAGCTTCAGCGCGCTGACATGCTCGCTCATTTCAAGCAAATGTATCAGCCCGGCAACTGCACGCTGGTCATCTCCGGTAAGGTGGAAGACGACATTCTGGAGCAGATCACTTCAGCATTTGCACAATGGACCAATGGGCCCGAAGCTGCTGATACCAGCCAACCACCTTTGGTACCACAGCCTGAAAAGTTCTATTTCACCGAAAAGCCTGAGGCCTTGCAGTCGGCCATACGCATGGGCCTGCCCATCGTGAACCGCACTCACCCAGATTTCCCGGCTTTGCAGGTACTCAATACTGTATTGGGTGGCTATTTTGGTTCGAGGCTGATGGCTAACATTAGGGAAGACAAAGGCTATACATATGGCATCGGTTCGGGCATATCCTCACTGAGCCATGGAGCGGCGTTCTTCATTGCCACCGAGGTAGGTGCCGATGTTTGCCGTGATGCCGTATCGGAGATAGAGAAAGAGGTGACCCTTTTACAGACCGAGCTGATCAGCGAAGAGGAACTATCCTTAGTACGTAACTATATGCTTGGCTCACTCTTAGGTAGTTTAGAGAACGTTTTCTCCCATGCCGATAAGTTCAAGAATATCCATTTTGCCGGCCTTGGTTACGATTACTACGACCGCTACACCGATGTGGTAAGGACCATTACTGCTGAGGAGTTACAACAACTGGCTCAAAAATATTGGAACCTGAATGACCTGTACCGCGTGATCGTGGGCAAGTATTAA
- a CDS encoding aspartyl/asparaginyl beta-hydroxylase domain-containing protein, translating into MHLLIANLFTFKFFVLFSLIAATMIVHYRGKVRYKFLRQLGDHSTFMAPINVPMYALSGVENKPYISSSYFPQLQLLKENWETIRDEAILLEKSELIKGSDQYNDAGFNSFFRRGWKRFYLKWYGDFHPSAKKYCPKTVELLKNTPNIKAAMFAVLPAGSQLMEHRDPYAGSLRYHLGLITPNSDQCHIVVDGQSYAWKDGDDVLFDETYIHHAENKTDKDRLILFCDVERPVKTWFGRAWNSFFGWFVMASAASPNMGEDKTGNINKAFRYVYSIRLVGKRLKAYNERLYYAVKYALMLLILYALFLRHLI; encoded by the coding sequence ATGCATCTCCTGATCGCCAACCTGTTCACGTTCAAATTCTTTGTGCTTTTTTCGCTCATAGCGGCAACTATGATCGTACATTACCGGGGTAAGGTACGTTACAAGTTCCTACGCCAGCTGGGCGATCACTCTACCTTCATGGCGCCGATCAACGTACCTATGTATGCCTTGTCGGGGGTGGAGAACAAACCTTACATCAGCAGCTCTTACTTCCCGCAGCTGCAATTACTCAAAGAGAATTGGGAGACCATTCGGGATGAGGCCATCTTGCTTGAAAAAAGCGAACTGATCAAAGGTTCGGACCAATACAACGATGCCGGGTTCAACTCATTTTTCAGGCGTGGCTGGAAACGTTTCTATTTAAAGTGGTATGGCGATTTTCACCCATCGGCTAAAAAGTACTGCCCCAAAACGGTCGAACTACTCAAGAACACGCCTAACATCAAGGCGGCCATGTTCGCGGTACTACCTGCGGGCAGCCAGTTGATGGAGCACCGTGACCCTTACGCCGGATCGTTACGATATCATTTAGGACTTATCACCCCCAACTCTGACCAATGCCACATTGTGGTGGATGGCCAAAGTTATGCCTGGAAAGATGGCGATGACGTACTGTTCGATGAGACCTATATTCATCATGCTGAGAATAAGACGGATAAGGATCGCCTCATCCTTTTTTGCGATGTGGAGCGCCCGGTAAAGACCTGGTTCGGACGTGCATGGAACAGCTTTTTCGGCTGGTTCGTGATGGCGTCGGCCGCATCGCCAAACATGGGCGAGGATAAGACCGGTAACATCAACAAAGCATTCCGGTACGTATATTCGATCAGGTTGGTAGGTAAACGCCTTAAAGCTTATAACGAGCGGCTGTACTATGCCGTTAAATATGCGCTGATGTTGCTGATCCTGTATGCTTTATTCCTGAGACACCTGATCTAA
- a CDS encoding cation diffusion facilitator family transporter, whose product MGHDHSHAHHHHDHGPQKLDHLNTAFIVGIVLNSAFVVVEAAVGLIYGSLSLLTDAGHNLSDVASLALALLAFKLSKMKASDTYTYGFRRSTIVVSLLNAVILVAAVGIIAYEAILRIGHPQPIPGVTVAWVAFAGILVNGVTAWLFMKDKEKDLNVKGAYMHMAVDALVSLGVVVSGLIIYFTHWYWIDSVVSLIIVVVIMLGTWRLLMDSIRLEFDGVPDGIKINEIRSELLKAKGVLDVHHLHVWALSTTENALTAHLVIPPDQFTNFDQIKNDLRHRLLHLDIHHSTFEPEFATEQCEAKQCTL is encoded by the coding sequence ATGGGCCACGATCATTCGCACGCACACCACCATCATGACCACGGTCCGCAAAAGCTGGATCATTTGAACACTGCCTTTATCGTAGGCATCGTGCTCAACTCGGCCTTTGTGGTGGTAGAGGCTGCGGTGGGATTGATCTACGGTTCGCTATCCTTACTGACCGATGCTGGCCATAACCTGAGTGATGTAGCCAGCCTGGCCCTCGCCCTATTGGCTTTCAAGCTATCTAAAATGAAGGCGAGTGATACTTATACTTATGGTTTCAGGCGTTCTACCATCGTGGTGTCACTGCTTAACGCGGTGATACTGGTAGCAGCAGTAGGTATCATTGCTTATGAGGCCATTTTAAGGATCGGGCATCCTCAGCCTATACCGGGTGTTACTGTGGCCTGGGTAGCCTTTGCCGGAATATTGGTGAATGGCGTTACCGCATGGCTATTCATGAAGGACAAAGAGAAGGACCTCAACGTTAAAGGCGCTTACATGCACATGGCGGTTGATGCACTGGTATCGTTAGGTGTGGTGGTATCGGGGTTGATCATCTACTTTACCCACTGGTACTGGATCGATAGCGTGGTTAGCCTCATTATCGTGGTGGTGATCATGCTGGGTACTTGGCGCCTGCTGATGGATAGCATTCGTTTGGAATTTGACGGGGTACCCGACGGTATCAAGATCAATGAGATCAGATCTGAGCTACTCAAAGCCAAGGGAGTGCTTGATGTACATCACTTACACGTTTGGGCGCTCAGCACTACTGAGAATGCGCTTACCGCCCACCTGGTGATCCCGCCCGACCAGTTCACCAACTTTGACCAGATCAAGAACGACCTGCGGCACCGATTGCTGCACCTGGATATCCACCATAGCACATTTGAGCCTGAGTTCGCTACCGAACAGTGTGAGGCTAAACAATGTACCCTTTAG
- a CDS encoding DUF5606 family protein, whose protein sequence is MNLQAIVSVAGKPGLWKALAQNKTGFVLESLDDKKTKLVANLSTAKLAALDEITIFGDYDDIKLTDVFERIKTAANVPDAKADGKALREFFREVAPDHDEEKVYASDMKKILSWYYILKDMPIFVTEETAAPVAEEPAVEEAPANAEPATEEEAPAPAKKKKAAAKK, encoded by the coding sequence ATGAACTTACAAGCGATCGTATCAGTAGCCGGCAAACCCGGTCTGTGGAAGGCACTGGCACAGAACAAGACAGGTTTTGTGTTGGAAAGCCTTGATGACAAAAAAACTAAACTGGTAGCTAACCTGAGCACCGCCAAGCTGGCCGCTTTGGATGAGATCACCATTTTTGGCGACTACGACGATATCAAACTGACCGATGTTTTTGAGCGCATCAAAACAGCGGCCAACGTACCTGATGCCAAAGCAGATGGTAAAGCACTCCGCGAATTCTTTAGAGAGGTAGCACCTGATCACGATGAAGAGAAGGTATACGCTTCGGACATGAAGAAGATCCTTTCATGGTACTACATCCTGAAGGATATGCCGATCTTTGTTACCGAAGAGACCGCCGCACCGGTAGCAGAAGAGCCCGCTGTTGAAGAAGCTCCTGCCAACGCAGAACCCGCAACTGAGGAAGAAGCTCCGGCACCGGCCAAGAAAAAGAAGGCCGCAGCCAAAAAATAA
- a CDS encoding peptidylprolyl isomerase — MSKAIMRTEKGDMTIEFYDADAPNTVANFINLAKEGFYNGVTFHRVIPNFVIQGGDPTGTGAGGSGKRIDCELTGGNQYHDRGVLSMAHAGRNTGSSQFFICHSRDNTAHLDRNHTCFGKVIDNVEVVDAIRQGDKITSVEVIEE; from the coding sequence ATGAGCAAAGCAATAATGAGAACCGAAAAAGGTGACATGACCATCGAGTTTTACGATGCTGATGCCCCTAACACCGTGGCTAATTTTATTAACCTGGCTAAAGAAGGCTTTTACAATGGTGTTACCTTTCACCGTGTGATCCCTAACTTTGTGATACAAGGCGGCGACCCTACCGGTACCGGTGCAGGTGGTTCAGGCAAACGCATAGATTGCGAACTGACCGGTGGTAACCAATACCATGACCGTGGCGTACTGTCAATGGCGCACGCTGGCCGTAACACCGGCAGCTCACAGTTCTTTATTTGCCACAGCCGCGATAACACCGCTCACCTTGACCGTAACCACACTTGCTTTGGCAAAGTGATCGATAACGTAGAGGTAGTTGATGCTATCCGTCAGGGTGACAAGATCACCAGCGTAGAAGTAATAGAAGAATAG